One Brachyspira hampsonii genomic window, AAAGATATGTTAAAGATAGTGGTAAAATTATACCTAAACGCTTAAACGGTACTTGTTCTAAACATCAAAGATTAGTTACTAAAGCTATTAAAAGAGCTAGAAATATAGCACTTTTACCTTATGAAACTAGATATTAATTTTTACTGAAATATAAAAATTATGAAAGCTGCTGTTATTTACGGCGGCTTTTTTATTTTAACTCTTTTCTTTTGTAATAAAATATTAATAATTAATAAATATAATAATCTCACTTACATACCTATTAAGCATAATTAAATATAACAATTAAATATTTGATATTATAGAAAAAATATTTATAATCCAAAATAATTTAATAACATATGATAAGGAGTTAATTTTATGGAAGTAAAAATGCCTAAAATAGCATTAGGAGCTTGGTCTTGGGGAGCAGGTTTAGCAGGAGGCGATCAAGTTTTTGGAAATAGTTTATTTGAAGAGGAATTAAAACCTGTATTTGATAGGGCAATGTCATTAGGGCTAAATTTATGGGACACTGCTGCTGTTTATGGAGAGGGTACTTCAGAGCGTATATTGGGTAATTTTATTAAAACTTTGTCAAATATAGATGATATCATAATCTCAACAAAATTTACTCCTCAAATAGCTGGAAAATCTGATAATCCTATTCAAGAAATGCTTGATGAAAGTAAAAAACGTCTTCATACTGACAAAATAGATATTTATTGGATTCATAACCCATTAGACTTTAGAAAATGGATAAATTATATAATACCAATAGCTAAAGATAAACAAGTAAAAAATATAGGGCTTTCAAATTTCAATATGGAACAAATTAAAGAAGCTGAAGAGATACTTGCAAAAGAAGGTTTAAAAATATCAGCTATTCAAAATCATTTTAGTCTATTAGATAGATTTTCTGAAAACTCTGGTATATTAAAATATTCTAAAGATAAAGGCATTACGTTTTTCTCTTATATGGTTTTAGAACAAGGAGCATTAACAGGAAAATATAATATTTCAAATCCATTCAAAAAAGATACTGCGAGAGATAAAGCTTACAATTCTCACTTAAAAGAATTAGAAGCATTGATTGAAGGCTTAAAAACTGTTGGAAAAAAATATAATGCAAGCCCCGCACAAGTTAGCATTGCTTGGGCTATATCTAAAGGAACATTGCCAATTATCGGAGTTACAAAAGTACATCAAGTTGAAGAAGCAAAAGAGACTATAAATATTATCTTAAAAGAAGATGAAATTAAATATTTAGAAAAATTGGCAGATGATACTAATATAAAAACAGTAAGAGATTGGGAAGAGAATATGAAATAGTTTTATAATAAATAAAAACTAAAAAATAATGTTTAAATATTAATTTTTATATATTAAAAGAGGTGTTAAAAAATGAAAGTATTAGCTATTAATGGAAGTGCGAGAAAAGATGGAAATACTGCTATTCTTGTAAACATAATATTTGAAGAACTTAACAGAGAAGGAATTGAAACCGAAATGATACAATTAGCAAGACAAGTGATAGAACCTTGTAAAGCATGCTGGGGCTGTGCTAAAAAAACTAACTGCGTGCATAGAAATGATAATTTTCAGGAATATTTTGAGAAGATGAAAAATGCCGATGGCATCATACTAGCATCTCCTGTTTATAGTGCGAATATTTCTTCTAATCTTCAGGCATTTTTAGAGAGGTCATCTATTATTTCTGATATGCATAGGGATAAAAACTTATTTAAATATAAAGCTGGTGCTTCTGTTTGTGCTTTGAGGAGAGGTGGGGCTTTGAATGCGATTGATGCTATGAATCATTTTTTAATTATTCAGGATATGTTTTTAGCAGGATCAAGCTATTGGACTTTTGCTTTTGGTAAAGATATTGAAGATGTAAAAAATGATGAAGAAGGAATAAAAACTATAAAAAATCTTGGTGAAAATATGGCTTATTTGATGAAGGCTTTAGATAGAAGATAAAAAATATCATAGTGTTATTCATATATTTTTATTTATTTTAAAATTTTATAATTAAAATAAATTTAGTAGATAAAGTATATAAAAGCATTAGATATGCAAATATATAAATTAAAAAATTCATTTCTTCACAAATTATAATTATATTAATAATTTTTAAAAAAATATATAAAATTCTAAAATATCGATTGACAGATAAAAAAATAAATATAAAATTTACAGCTAATTAATGAAAAATTGGAGATTATTAAAAATGCCCTTTGCTATATTTATGCTTACTTTTTCTGCATTTGGTATTGGTACAAGTGAATATGTTATAATGGGGCTTCTCTCTGAAGTGGCCAGAGATTTAAATATAAGCATACCCAAAGCGGGAACTTTAGTTTCAATGTATGCTATGGGGGTTGTTGTAGGTGCTCCTCTGCTTGCAATACTAACAATGAAGCTTTCAAGAAAAATTACTTTAATCTTTTTGATGATTATGTTTATAGTTGGAAATATTTTATGTGCTTTAGCCCCAAATTATAATTTTTTAATGGCAGCTAGAGTGCTTGCTGCATTATGTCATGGAACTTTCTTTGGAATAGCTTCTGTTGTTGCTTCTGATATGGCTGGAGAAAATAAAAGATCTCAGGCTATTGCGATAGTATTTATGGGTGTAAGTTTAGCAAATATTTTGGGTGTTCCTATAGGCACTCATATAGGAGAGCAGTTTGGCTGGAGGGCTACTTTTTATCTTGTTAGTGCAATAGGAGTGCTTGCCATATTAGCATTAATTGTATCAATTCCTTCAAAATTGCCTATGCCTAGCGGGGATGTTATCAGTGAGTTTAAGATATTAAGACATAGAAGAGTTTTTATACCTCTATTATTATCAGTATTAACATCAGCTAGTTTATTTACAATATTTACTTATATAGACCCTATACTTCAAAAAGTTACTATGGTTAATAAAGAAACTGTTATAAAAGTATTATTTTATATTGGTGCTGGTCTTACTATAGGAACATTTGTAGGAGGAAAACTTGGGGATAAGAGTTTGATGAAATCTTTAATTTCAATAATGATTTTAATGATAATAATTCAAATTATAATGCTATATGTAAATACAAAACTTATACCTATGATAATAGATTTGATAGCTTGGAGTATAGGAGGATTTGCAATATGTCCTATGCTGCAGTCTTTGGTTGTAGAGCAGGCTAAAGGAGCACCGAATTTGGCTTCTACATTTAATCAAAGTTCTTTTAATTTGGGAAATGCTATTGGTGCTAAATATGGAGGAATATTAATTTCATTTGGAGTGCAGTATAAAGATTTATCTATGTATGCAGCAATAATAATGATTATAGCAATAACTCTCACTTTGTATTTCAGACATTATATTAAGCATAAAGTAAATAATAATAATTAGATACTAGATAATTTTATCATTTTATATAGAATATTATTTTATAACATTACAAATATATTGATATACTGTATAAATTATTGTTGAGCCTTACAGTATTCTTATTATTTAATATTATAATTGTATCAAAATATGATAATCAAAATAATTTTTTATGAACTCTATTATAAAGATAGTTATTAAAAAATCCACATTTTTTAACAAAATACTAAAATAAATGTTATAATATACAAACAAAATATATGATAAAAATGGGACAATAATAATGAATATAAATCAATTAAAATATATTATAATTCTAATTTTTATTACCGCATGTACTTCTTTAGCTCAAAATAATAATCTTATGAATTTAAATGCATTTGATAGCTTAAATAAAAATGCAGAAATAACTTTTACATTAATTACAAATAATAATCAATTAATAGTAAAGGCAAGTATACCAAATAATTATTATGCATATTTAGAGTCAAGCATAGCAAATAAAATACTATTTTTTGCAGACAATAAACAAATTAATACAATATATCCTAAAGGTGAAAAATATCATGATGACATTATAATAAAAGGCGAACAAGAGTTTATATTAAAAGATGTTGATATAAATAAAATTAACTTTATAAAATCTAGCTATCAACTATGTTCAGCAAAAGATAATGTATGTCTGCAGCCTCAAAGTAAAGTAATATACGGGGAAGAAATTAATATAATAAACAATAATATAACAGAAGAAAAACCAGAAAATGCCAGTTCTATAGAAAATTACATAAAAGGAAGCAATAATATATTTATAACATTGATTTTAATATTTGCAGCAGGGCTTGCATCTGTACTTTTACCTTGTACTTATCCGTTGCTCTCAATAACAGTGTCTATTTTAGGAACAACAACTAATAACAAAAACAATAAAAAATCAAGTGTATTAGCTTCTCTTTTATTTGCATTAGGAGTAATCACAACATATACTCTTTTGGGTACTGTAGTTTCTATTGCTGGATTTGCTTTTCATAAAACTATTCTTTTTGGAAGCATTGGATATAATCCTATTGTACTGACTATTTTAGTATTACTATTTTTGTATTTTACTTTTTCAATGGCAGGTTTTTACGAGATTAAAGCTCCTAGCTTTTTACAGTCAGCAAAGACAAATGCATACAGCAAAAAAAATCAGTCATTATTTCATAAATATATAATGGGGCTTCTTGCTGGAATAGTTGCTACGCCTTGTGCTGCTCCTATAATAGCGGTTATTTTAGAAATTGGTTTTCTTAATCCTGTATTTGCAACTTTATACATGGCTGTTTATGCTTTGGGTTTTGCTTCAGTATTATTTGTTCTTGGTACATTTGCTTCAATACTTACAAAAATGCCTAAAGCTGGAACTTGGATGGTATATGTTAAATATATTTTCACTTTCCTAATGATGATAATAAGTTTCTATTATGCTAATATACTTTTTGGAGTTTTGGGCTTTAATAAAATAAGTTATATATTAGCGTCTGTTACAATATTAGTATTTGCAGTATTAGTTTACATAATAAAAAATAAATCTGCTATGTTAAGTGCCTTAGAATTAAAAACATTTTTTTCTGTAGTCATTATATCAATAGCATTAGGATGCACTTACGGATTTATAAAACAAAAAAGCGAAGTTTCAAATACTATATCATACAGTGAAGCATTAGAGCTTTCAAAACAAAACAACAAACCAATACTAATAGATTTCTCTGCTGTTTGGTGTGCTAATTGTTATGAGCTTAAAGATAAAGTATTTGTTAATGAAGAGCTTAAAAAGTTTATAGATGATAATTTAATTTTCACTGAAATTGATGTTGATAAATACAAAAATATTTCTGATGAATATAATGTTAAATGGCTTCCTTGGATAATAGTAATAGACAGTGATAAAAACATATTATACACAAAGAATTCATTTTCAAGTTTTGATGATGAAATGGCTTTGAGTATAAAAGAAGATTTAGAGAAAATAATTAATAAATAAATTTTGTAAATATTTTTTAATCAAGTTTAATTAACCTTATTTATAAGAATTGACAATTAAAAAATATTAGTATATACTGAAAATTATTAAGTTTGTCAATTCTTTTATTCAACTTTTTCCGCCGCAAAAAATTGCTGCCAAAGGCACGTTTCTCGAAAGTGCAAGTATAAAATTAATACTACATCATACTAAAATTATCTTACATGTAATATAAACTATTAAATTTAAGCACACCTTGCAAAAAGCACGTTTCGTAAAATATATCCTTTCGCAAAACGCATCCGAGTTTATCGATGATATAAGTTCTTTGCGGCAACAAAAGAAGCAGTGTGCGAGGCAAAGCCCTATAAATATTTTTAAATTTATTTTTGATTTTTATATCTGTGGTTTTACAAATAACCACACTTTATATTAAAAAAGTAAAAAATACAAACTATAGTTCCATTGAAAAATAAATATTATAATTTACAATATTATTGTAGACTAAATAATATAGGGAAATATTTTATGAATAAATTAGAAAATCAAATATTAAAAAAACATTTAATAGAACTAAGTAATAAAAAAGAAATTCAAAATTTTTTAGAGCAAAGAAAAATAAAAGGAGATAATATAATTCCATATTGTTTTAATATATATACCCTACAAAATTACATAGGAAATTACTCTGTAGAAATATTAAATGATATAACAGATGGTCCAAATGATAATAATATAGATATTTTTTATATAGATGATGATGATTATGATGATATAATTATAAATTTATTTCAAGTAAAATATCATAATGATCAAAATTTATCATCAACTATAGGATCAAGGGATATAAATGATTTTTTAAATAGTATCAAAAAAATATTCATTGATAAAAAATTAAATAGTGTAAATTTTAATGATTTTTTTTCAAAAAAATATAAACAATTTGAAGATTTACCCATTGAAAAAGTGCATTTTAATTTATTTCTTGTTACAAATGGTAATGATATAACAGATTTAGATAAAATTAAATTATCAGAATTTCAGGAAGAACATTCTAATTTATTTGAAATAAATGTAATTACTGAATCAAGATTTTTCCTAAATAAAAATAAATTAACCAATAGAACACACATTTTAAATTTAAATACAAAAGATTGTATAACTATAAACACAGGTATATTATCATATATAGTTAATGTTAATACATATGAAATTTGTAAATTATATTCAGAAATTGGAGATGATATTTTAAATAAAAATATAAGAAAATTGTTAAAAACAAGTTTAAATAAAGAAATAGAAAAAAGTATAATAAATGATCCTGAAATGTTTTGGTATAAAAATAATGGTATATCTATTATATGTAAAAGAGCCGAGAAAAAAACTTTAAAAGGACAAACAATTATGGAATTAGAAGATCCATATATAGTTAATGGGGGACAAACAAGTAAAATACTATACAATATTTTTAAAAAAGATGAAACAAATGAAATATTTGTAACTTCTTCTATATTGCTAAGAATATATCAAACAACAGATGATCAAAAGATAGAACAAATAGTAATAGGAACAAATAATCAAAACAAAATTACAATGTTTGATTTGAAATCAAATATAAAAAATTTAAAAACATTAAAAGAATATTTTGCGATTAAAAATATATCATTAATAATTGAAAGGAATTCTGAAGAAAACTTATTAGAAAAACACATAATATCTGAAAAATTACTTCAAATATATTGTTCTATATATATGGATATACCACATGAGGCTAAAAGAGCAAAAAATTATTTAGTTAATAAATACTATTCTGAGGTATATAAAAGAGATGATATATATAATGATTTATTAATATCTTTTTACATATATGACTGTATAATTGAAAAATACCAAAATTCAAATTACGAACACGTTCCGCATTCTTTGTATTCCGTTTTATTTTTTATGACAAAAATCTTACCAGAACTAAAAAAAAATTTTGATGAAAATAAAACAATAGAAATATTTAATATTGCTATGGATAAAATTAATAACATAGTACAACAATATAGAAATGATAATATAAAAACTTTTACATACACTAATTTTTTTAAATCTCAAAAATCCACAGAAATAATATTAGAATATATCAAATGATCTTTTAATATGAGGCTTAATCCATCATATTATAAATAATGTAATAATAAAATTATTCATCTCAATAACATTAATGTGATTATTATCCAAATTATAAATTCACATAAAAAATTATCAACCCACTATATATACCATAATTAGGTAAACAAGTACTAATATACATCATTATAAATTTAATATGAGTTAGTCATGCTAGATGTACATCGACAAAGTTCCGCTATGGTGTCGTAATGCATGAAATAGGTAAAAAGAACAACATAAAAATTGACAATTAAAAAATAAATTAGTATAATGCTAGAACACTTTTAATATTTAAAAAATAAATAAGGAAAGTTTATGAAAAAAATTATATTAATGATATCTTTAAGTATTTTAATAAGCTGTAGTAACAAATCTAATAACACACAAAACAATACAACAGTTAATAACAATACAAATATAATAGTAAATAATAATATTCCTCAAAATACAAATCAAATTATAAATCAGCAAACAACTGAAACAAGAAAGAAAAAAATAGAATTTAAAAATATATATCCTATCAAACCATATACAGAAGAAGAAATTGATGAAATATTATACAAAACCATTGACACAGAATTAGCAAATTATGGAATATCTGATAATTCTAAAAAAGAAAGAAGAGAAGAAGAAAAACAAAGAATGCAGAATATTAAAGATTTACTTTTGAAAGGGATAAATAGCGAAGATGAAGATGGAAACAGTATATTAATGCTAATGCAGAAACTTGACTATAGAAATTATGCTTATAATGATTTAGTAAAATGGCTTGTTGAACATGGCATTAGTTTAGATGATACTAAAATACTAAATTATAATTATACTGATAATATGATAGATTATTTATTAGAATCAGGAGTTAATTTTGATTATAATACAGTGTATAATAAAATTGACTTAAAAAATAATAATTATAATTTAATATCAAAATTGATTAAAAAGTTAGAATCTGCAGGTTATTATTTTTCTGATATAGATTATCAATTACAAAGTGATTTATTATTTCAGTCCATTTTAGCTGATAATTTGGATTTAGTAATATTATTTTTAAAACTTGGTTCTGATATTAATTCCATAAACAGAATGAGAGATGGTTATGTGGGAACTCCTTTAATGTATAGTGCCTATTATGAAAAGTATAATATTATGGATTATTTAAAAGAGAAAAATGCGGATATTACTATTCACTGCTTTCAAGATACAGAAGAATTAGAAAGTATCCATAATGATAGCCATATATCTTTTGTATTGATGGAAAATTTTCCTGTTTTAAATCCTACAAATTTAATTAATACTGTTATCACTGTAAATAATAATGCAGATTTGATGATAAGAATATTAAATAAAATATCTCAAACTTTTAAATTTGCAGATACAAGCTATATTTATTCACCTGCCTCACAAACTGAATTTACAAATAATAATGAAAAATATATTTTAATACAAAGTCATATATTAAATGAAGAATATGTAGAAAATCTTATATCAATGGAAAAATATGTACATGATTTTGAAGTAAACGATAAATATTTTAATTATGTAACTATATGGAAAAGAGATAAAAACGATGAAAATAAAGCAGAGTTTATAACAGGCTTTTATCCAATGCAAAATGATAACTACTCAAAAACTTATGATATTGCCTCATCAGGAAATTATGTCACAATAGAAGCAACAGATGATGGTACATATTATTATACATTTATAATAGAAAATAATGATTTTTATTTAGATAAATTTTCTTTCTCTAAGTATAATATATCAGATAATAACAAAAAAGAAGAAGAGCATTATTATAATTATAAAACAGATGCTGCTAAATTTAATCATACTAGCAGAATAAAAGCTATTGATTTAGAAAGAGTTTTTTTTAATAATTTAATAGAAGAATACAATAAATAAAAATAATAAAGGGCTTTAGTTTTTTGATTAACTTAAAGCCCTTTATTATTTTATTAATTATAAAAAAATTAAATTTCCTCGCCATTCTCTATTTTTGTAATCATACCTACCCTTCTGGCATGGCGTCCGCCTTCAAATTCTGCATCAAGCCATTCTTTTACTATCATTTTAGCTAAATCAATACCTACAACCCTAGCTCCGAATGCTATTATATTGGAATTGTTATGCTGTTTGGAAAGTTTAGCAGAATAAGGCTCACTGCATACTGCTGCCCTTATACCTTTAACTTTATTTGCCGCTAATGATATACCAATACCTGTACCGCATATTAAAACACCGCCTTCATATCTTCCGCTTGCTACCTCATCAGCAACTTTTTTTCCATATATAGGATAATCAATACTTTCTGTACTATTAGTACCAAAATCTTTTACTTCATGTCCTAATTCTTCTAAATATTTAATAATCTCTTTTTTTAATTCTAAAGCTGAATGATCACATCCAATAGCAATTTTCATAATGTTATTTCCTTTTATATATTAAATCTATAATAGTATTATAAACCAAAATAAATTATAATCTATAAGAAAACTCCAATATAGCGTAAGTTTTATTATCTTCACTATCAAACTTTAATAAAATCTTATCATCAATTACAGCCTTCTTTACAACTATAATATTCCCCAATGCAGCAGGTACTCTATATTCTATTCTTATTCTTTTATAATAATCATCAACATAGTCTATTGCCATATCAATATATCTGGCATTATTAACATGATTATTATCATCTATACAATATTTTTTAACTTTAAATCTATCAACTTCTTCTAATAAAGAATTATCAGCCTTTATTTTCCTAGGAAGATAATTCATTTCTTGTTTTTCATCAAATTTATAATTTTCTATAAATGAAGAAGGTACTCTAATTAAAGCTCCGCTTGATAAATCTACAAATCCGCCAATAGCATAGCAAACCGCAAGTTCATTATCATTTTCATCATATATAAAAGTATTCCTATACCCATAAGCCTCATTGCATTCATATACATAGGTTCGTATGGTTACCTTATCACTGTATTTAGGAAGTTTATATATATCAACTTGTCTTGATACTAAAAACATGCTTATATTATTTTCATTAAAATATTCAGTAAGTTCTATATCAGAATCTAATTGAAAAAAAGAACAATCCTGCATCATATCAAATATAGATGAAGCTTTAAGAAGTCCATCTTTATCAATTTGGCTTGTACCTACAATAGTTTTCATTTCGTACATATAAAATAACCTTTTATTATAATTTCTTTAATTATTATAATACTAAAAATATAATTGTCAAAGTAATTATAAATGTACTTATTTCAAAACTACTTGACAAAATTAATTATAAAAATTATTTAATTTTATAATTATACTGTTTTATATGTTGTCAATAATGGTTTTGTTATTTGAAATAAGTACATTGTTTTATTATCTAAATAACATATTCAATACAAAAGTTTTACAAAATATAATTTTATTATTAATAAATTACAATTATTTTTATATACCGTACAACACATTATTTGAGCGAATAGTTTTTTAAGTTTATCATATTTTTGATATGTATGCCCTTTTTTATTAATATATTGGAATTTTAATAATTTTAATTTATAATACGAAAACTACAATAAATACATGGAGTACAATATGAAAAATTTTATTTCTATAATTGCAGCATTTATTTTAATTACTGCTATAATTTCATGTGGCAACGATAACAGCGGTAATACTGAACAAACAGAAAATACTCAAACTAATCAAACTCAAACAAATGAACAAGTATATATCAATCCAACAACTACAAATGAAAATCATAATACAGATATTGATATTAATAAAACTAAACATACTAATGAATATATTCAAGGTACAGAGTTAGATCCTATAGCTACAGGATATAGTAAAATAGATGAAATACTTAATGAATATAAATATAAAGCACCAATATATGAAATATCAAAATTATTAGCAGAGGAAGGATTAGAAGGAAAAATCACTGAAATGACAAATTTTGGTGATAAATATATATATAAAGTAGATAAAGATTCTACTCCTTTGTTTTTGGCAGTACAATTCGGATACAATGATTTGGCAAAAGAGCTTATAAAAGAAGGTGCTGATGTTAATGCCAGAGCAAACGATATGGAAACAGAAGACGGTCTTGATATGCTTTATTATGCTGTTGAAAATAATAATGTTGAAATGAGTAAAATCTTAATTGATGAAGGACTTGATGCAGGCAGAAATTATGGTTATGAATATCCTTATTATTTAACAGATGCTGCAATAAACAATAATAATCTTGATATGCTTAAAATACTTCTACAAAGCGGAGATATTGATTTGGAATCAAGCTTAATTCCTGATGCCATAGAAGAAAATAATATAGAAATGGTTAAATATTTAATATCTATAGGACAAGATGTAAATGCTCAAATATTTGCAGATGGAGGTTGGATTAATTCTCCTATGAAAGTAGCAGCTCAAAATGGTAATATAGAAATAGCTAAACTTTTAATTGATGAAGGTGCCAATTTAAACTCAAGTGATGATTATATATATAATGCAATAGATTATGGTAATTATGATATAGCTAAATTATTAATAGATAATGATGTTTTTAATCTTAATACTAATACAACTAAAGAACAAGCTATAGAATTAGCAAAGAAGCAAAAATATTATGAAATGGAAAAATTATTATCAAGCGAAGATTCAAATAATATAGACGGATATGATGAATTAATGAATGCTATATCTAAAGGCGATATGAAAGCATTAGAAAAACTTATAAAAGATGATACTGATTTAAATAAACAATATGATAAGATTACACCTCTTAATTTAGCTGCTGCTAGAAATGATAAAGAAATGGTGAAATTTTTAGTAGAGAAAGGTGCTGATATAAATTTAGAAGATGGATACGGATATACTCCTTTAATGAAAGCAATAGATTATTATAATGTGGGTTTAGCTAAAAATATTATTGATTTAAAGCCTGATTTAAATGCTATATGTTCAGCAACAGGAGATACTCCTTTAACATATTTAGTAAATGCCAACAAGTACGGCGGCGGAGCGGATCTTTGTTATTATATGATAAAAAATGGTGCTGATATAAATAAAAAGAATAAAGAAGGAAATACTCCATTAATGATTGCAGCTGCAAGTTATAATTATGGTATTGTTGGAGTTCTTGTAAATATGGGGGCTGATTATAATATTAAAAACAAAGAAGGAAAAACAGCCATTGATATTGCTTCAGCTAGAGATGATACATCAGCGCTTCATCACATGACTAATCCAAGCGATTTAGAACATTATCTTAGTTATTAATAAATAATAAAAAAGTGTATGCCTTATATGTATGCACTTTTTTTGTTAAAAATATTTTTTGATTGCAATTTCAATAATTTTAATTTATGATACATAAAAATACTTATGGACGGTTTAATATGAAAAAACTTATTTCTATAATTGCAGCATTTATTTTTATGATTGCTATCATTTCCTGCGGCGGTAATAAAGAAGCAAATCAAACATCACAAAATACTAATGAACAAAAAACTGCTTCATCTGATAATCAAAAAACAGAAACTAAAAGAGAATTCTTTGATATGAAATATGTTTATAAAGGTGTTAGAGTAGATAAAGCTAAATTTGATGAAGAACTTAAAAATACAAGAGAAAATAATGAATATGCAAAAAGAAATTTTGATTTTCTTAATAGAAAATTTGCAAATGATGATGAAAGAAAAAAATATTCTATAGAGTTTATATCAAATGTTAATTATGATCCATTTAGTGAAACATTCTCAAGTTGGGATAGATATAATGAAGATTTGACAGATTATTA contains:
- a CDS encoding flavodoxin family protein; translated protein: MKVLAINGSARKDGNTAILVNIIFEELNREGIETEMIQLARQVIEPCKACWGCAKKTNCVHRNDNFQEYFEKMKNADGIILASPVYSANISSNLQAFLERSSIISDMHRDKNLFKYKAGASVCALRRGGALNAIDAMNHFLIIQDMFLAGSSYWTFAFGKDIEDVKNDEEGIKTIKNLGENMAYLMKALDRR
- a CDS encoding MFS transporter, translating into MPFAIFMLTFSAFGIGTSEYVIMGLLSEVARDLNISIPKAGTLVSMYAMGVVVGAPLLAILTMKLSRKITLIFLMIMFIVGNILCALAPNYNFLMAARVLAALCHGTFFGIASVVASDMAGENKRSQAIAIVFMGVSLANILGVPIGTHIGEQFGWRATFYLVSAIGVLAILALIVSIPSKLPMPSGDVISEFKILRHRRVFIPLLLSVLTSASLFTIFTYIDPILQKVTMVNKETVIKVLFYIGAGLTIGTFVGGKLGDKSLMKSLISIMILMIIIQIIMLYVNTKLIPMIIDLIAWSIGGFAICPMLQSLVVEQAKGAPNLASTFNQSSFNLGNAIGAKYGGILISFGVQYKDLSMYAAIIMIIAITLTLYFRHYIKHKVNNNN
- a CDS encoding aldo/keto reductase; the encoded protein is MEVKMPKIALGAWSWGAGLAGGDQVFGNSLFEEELKPVFDRAMSLGLNLWDTAAVYGEGTSERILGNFIKTLSNIDDIIISTKFTPQIAGKSDNPIQEMLDESKKRLHTDKIDIYWIHNPLDFRKWINYIIPIAKDKQVKNIGLSNFNMEQIKEAEEILAKEGLKISAIQNHFSLLDRFSENSGILKYSKDKGITFFSYMVLEQGALTGKYNISNPFKKDTARDKAYNSHLKELEALIEGLKTVGKKYNASPAQVSIAWAISKGTLPIIGVTKVHQVEEAKETINIILKEDEIKYLEKLADDTNIKTVRDWEENMK
- a CDS encoding AIPR family protein, whose product is MNKLENQILKKHLIELSNKKEIQNFLEQRKIKGDNIIPYCFNIYTLQNYIGNYSVEILNDITDGPNDNNIDIFYIDDDDYDDIIINLFQVKYHNDQNLSSTIGSRDINDFLNSIKKIFIDKKLNSVNFNDFFSKKYKQFEDLPIEKVHFNLFLVTNGNDITDLDKIKLSEFQEEHSNLFEINVITESRFFLNKNKLTNRTHILNLNTKDCITINTGILSYIVNVNTYEICKLYSEIGDDILNKNIRKLLKTSLNKEIEKSIINDPEMFWYKNNGISIICKRAEKKTLKGQTIMELEDPYIVNGGQTSKILYNIFKKDETNEIFVTSSILLRIYQTTDDQKIEQIVIGTNNQNKITMFDLKSNIKNLKTLKEYFAIKNISLIIERNSEENLLEKHIISEKLLQIYCSIYMDIPHEAKRAKNYLVNKYYSEVYKRDDIYNDLLISFYIYDCIIEKYQNSNYEHVPHSLYSVLFFMTKILPELKKNFDENKTIEIFNIAMDKINNIVQQYRNDNIKTFTYTNFFKSQKSTEIILEYIK
- a CDS encoding ankyrin repeat domain-containing protein produces the protein MKKIILMISLSILISCSNKSNNTQNNTTVNNNTNIIVNNNIPQNTNQIINQQTTETRKKKIEFKNIYPIKPYTEEEIDEILYKTIDTELANYGISDNSKKERREEEKQRMQNIKDLLLKGINSEDEDGNSILMLMQKLDYRNYAYNDLVKWLVEHGISLDDTKILNYNYTDNMIDYLLESGVNFDYNTVYNKIDLKNNNYNLISKLIKKLESAGYYFSDIDYQLQSDLLFQSILADNLDLVILFLKLGSDINSINRMRDGYVGTPLMYSAYYEKYNIMDYLKEKNADITIHCFQDTEELESIHNDSHISFVLMENFPVLNPTNLINTVITVNNNADLMIRILNKISQTFKFADTSYIYSPASQTEFTNNNEKYILIQSHILNEEYVENLISMEKYVHDFEVNDKYFNYVTIWKRDKNDENKAEFITGFYPMQNDNYSKTYDIASSGNYVTIEATDDGTYYYTFIIENNDFYLDKFSFSKYNISDNNKKEEEHYYNYKTDAAKFNHTSRIKAIDLERVFFNNLIEEYNK
- a CDS encoding protein-disulfide reductase DsbD family protein, whose translation is MNINQLKYIIILIFITACTSLAQNNNLMNLNAFDSLNKNAEITFTLITNNNQLIVKASIPNNYYAYLESSIANKILFFADNKQINTIYPKGEKYHDDIIIKGEQEFILKDVDINKINFIKSSYQLCSAKDNVCLQPQSKVIYGEEINIINNNITEEKPENASSIENYIKGSNNIFITLILIFAAGLASVLLPCTYPLLSITVSILGTTTNNKNNKKSSVLASLLFALGVITTYTLLGTVVSIAGFAFHKTILFGSIGYNPIVLTILVLLFLYFTFSMAGFYEIKAPSFLQSAKTNAYSKKNQSLFHKYIMGLLAGIVATPCAAPIIAVILEIGFLNPVFATLYMAVYALGFASVLFVLGTFASILTKMPKAGTWMVYVKYIFTFLMMIISFYYANILFGVLGFNKISYILASVTILVFAVLVYIIKNKSAMLSALELKTFFSVVIISIALGCTYGFIKQKSEVSNTISYSEALELSKQNNKPILIDFSAVWCANCYELKDKVFVNEELKKFIDDNLIFTEIDVDKYKNISDEYNVKWLPWIIVIDSDKNILYTKNSFSSFDDEMALSIKEDLEKIINK